TTCTCACTCCTACTGATCGATTTGGACACCAGTAATGTTTAGTAATGGCTTATTCGGGCTTGAGGTTGTGATAATATTGATAGCCCCTTCCTCATGTAGTAGTTATTTTTACTGTGCCATGTCATGTACTGTGCAATGTCCGTAGCAACTTCTCGGTATACACACTTGACACTTAAGTTTCAAACACATTTTGGATGAGAGGGGATTGTATTACCTAACATGTGTTATAGTTGCAAGACAAAACTAAGTGTGAGAAGATTCAAATTTGGCTGCATAAGTGCCAGTGTAGACAATGTATGTGTTCTGTGCGGTTCTGTGATGTTTGTATTAGCACTAGGGATAGTTGTGACTGGCTAAGAGATCAACTTCCCTTCTTTATTCTCCATTGTCCAGGGCACAAGTGTTTTGTTATAATTCAATGGGGGGCACATTTTCTGTTTAGCTCAGTTGTTGTTAGTTGCATGTCCCTTGCAGCCATTGTTCATTGTGGGTAAGAGTAAGAAGTGCTGAGTATATGATTGTGTACTGTTGCCTTTAGATATTAAGGATTTGTATTGTCTCAtgctacatgtaataattagcTGGGGATTCAATTACATCATCTATAAAAATTCCAAGGGGAAACTTCTTCTCTTGGGAAGTCCATGGACATTCCCTTGATCCACACATGGTTACAGTTGCTATATACATTCAACTTTCTCTGTGATTTTGTACAAAGAGCCATCGGCTATACCTTAACACTCTGAATGGACCTGGAAGAAGTAACTGCATTTACTATGTGTTTTAGTTGtcagtgtacgtgtatgtataattatgtgtgtgctgCCTCTAGTGTATAAAGAGTCTTGGGTGCCATTCAAGGCTTGCTGTGACTGCCCTAGCTAGAGACAGGTGTGTTGTTCCTGTTAGTAGCCTCTCTATTGAGTTAGGCCCATCAACTTAGCTTTGTGACAATTAAAGTGCACATACTTATGTGAAAACAGTCCACCCAAAAGTCAATGTGCAGCATGTGTACAGGGTTTCGTACAGGGGAAAGAGGGGATATCCCCATctagctccaattcccccccctaaaatttgcaatcaggtactagttgtatgactgagtgtccctAGCTGGCAatgttacatactaacagggtattgaaataaacacctttttttagcaaacaTTTTCTGCTATTtccccccctctacttcaaaatcctatATGACATGgcactgtgtgtacattaaCAGATACTGTGATTTAGTAAATcttgaagcataattatactatacatagCTTGCAGTTGAAAAAAAAAGAGAAGAAGTCCTCAGTACTCACAATAAGTtaccgtacatgtacaatggtcTCACGAGTTCCATGGATATACTGGCCCCTAAAAACATAATGTACACTGTTAGTATAAGGCAAAAGGTGTGTCAACCTCTCCactgtgcacacacataccttgTAAGAATGTATGTTATACACAGACTGCAGAAGTATGTAATTCAACCAGCCCTGTCTCTGACGTGTGTGCTGTACAGCTTCTATAAATTCCAGTAGTGATCGTTTCCAATTAGGCacaattgtaataattatgtgtcactAAATCTCACATTTCACAGCTCTTTCAGTCAGATCAACAGAACAACATATCGAATGCACGACACATTGTGGAGTACATTATTGTCCAGCACATAATGGCTGCAATAAATTCCTTTTTAACGTgaagctagcattgtaatccCAACCGTGGGAGTAAATTTGTAAGAAATTATTTATTTGATTGGCTGTGTGATACGTCACTTATGGTCTAGTGGGTGTATGTTGTTGTCAGCTGACCATGTTTGGTCTATAGTGGGTGCCCATGGTAACGGGGGAGTCCATAGCCTTTGATTGGGGGCCCTTTTAGAAACTGAGTCCTTGAAAGTCAATAAAAGGAAATGAGTTGGCAGGTGGAGGTATGGCTTCCACCTCCTCTGTTGAGTGGTGGGTGGGAATGGTTGAAACCACCAAGCTTTGATCTCCACGTGTACCTTGTATATGTgtagggatgtgcccacactggtcagtggtggttgCATGGTATTAACCACACTGACCagctcctacatgtacagtacatgtacactgtgcaTACACTTGATATACAAGATACAGGTAAGAGATCTCTACCTGTACCTTGTATATAGTAAggcacttacatgtacatgcatgtacttactttACAGTTGTGTAGTCCTCTGTGataaaaatgtataattagtTACTGTTTTGATATCTTGCCAAGGCAATTTGATCCTTGATCCTAACAGCTGGTCACAGCTAGCCCCTAGGGGGCGTGGCTACATAAGTGTGTGATTGAATATCGTCTCTTTGTGTGCATGAGATGGTTATCTTCCCAAACTGTTGCAAGCCGTACGTACAGTCATAACATTCAACTGCTAATTAAAAGCAATTACTAATTAGGCGTACATGTACCTAAATTTCAATTTCAACTCTATGTTTGCCCGGATGGATCGACtgtttattttgactaataaAAAATTAGTTGTTGTGTGGGAACAATAATCCTGAGAATGCTCTGATCATTCATCTACATCAGATTTCTAGGAGGAAGGCACTTGCATCACCACTGCGTTAGCTTCCTTCCTTATGAGTAATCAGCTGCTAAATGCATTCATAGATTGCCATAACATTACCCTCCCATATGTAACCCTCGTGAATGTGGTTCACCACTGTACACAGCTACACAGCTTGAAGTTGAATGACTATTttcatcactgtgtgtgtgtgtgtgtgcatactgAAAGTGTTGCAAACTCTAGCCAGCCATAACATTACCCTCCTGTATGTAACCCCGTGAATGTGGTTCACCACTGTACAGTAAAACTCAGCTACACAGCTTGAAGTTGAATGACTATTttcatcactgtgtgtgtgtgcatactgAAAGTGTTGCAAGCTCTAGCCAGCTCATACTTTTTGCACATTAATTACTGTCAGCAActccgtataattatttgtaaccTTTCGTGAATACAATGCAATTCATTttgatagctataattatacagtactaTTTAGTGTATACGTGTGCTGCTCATGGTCAATTGAACGAAGGAAGTGAATTAAGGGGCTCCAAGGTCTTCTTTGTCCATGGCTTTATTTTAGGGGGCTCCAAGGTCTTCTTTGTCCATGGCTTTATTTTAGGGGGCTCCAAGGTCTTCTTTGTCCATGACTTTATTTTGTACCCCTTTCCTTCCTACTGCACACACGGTCCCTAGATCACGGTCATCAATGGCCATTGATAGCACTTTCCTTCTAGGGTATATTTCCAGTTCTGAGACACCAGAGGAAATTCAGAATTTAGTCTGTGTAATATGCAATTGAATACAatagctatacagtagtatAGTGTACACGTGTGCTGTTCTTTAAAGCTGATTGATTCATTCATTATGTGTGCTTGTATCTTTGCATAGTTATGAGGAAGCTCTGCAAGCCCTGGCCGACAGCGAGGCCAAGAGGGAGACAATCGACAAAGAACTGAAACTAGTGAGTCATGTGTGTACTCAACTCATcttatcatgataattatgtaagcaGCTCATACTGACGCAACCTAATGACTaagtacatctacatgtaggtatacCTTTCAGTTTCAAGACTATATAAACTGTCCCCTATAATTATCCCCCATGAAGCTTTGCAGATCCCTCAAATATTTTTAGACTGACAGTGTTTGTGTAAAATGTAGCGAGTTGATCCAAAACAGAATCGTGTTATGTTTTGCATGAGTGGTTTGTTTACTGGTCACCGTTGTTATGTGTTTGAATAACCAGTTAATTATGTTGTGGCCTAAATATTCACACTAGTTTTAGATTGCAtttctgtgcatgtgtgccgTTAATGTGTTGTTATCTCCAAGCAACACAATACTGGCCACCAATCCACAAACACATAATGAAGCTCTCTTTGAATCTCATCCTAGCTGCTTTGACACATAATTTTGTTTTAGGCCAAGTTCTTCTGTGTAATTACGTGACTGTATAGCAACAACATTTCTGTTATTGTGACTAACTTTGGCAAAGATAGTGTTGCTCTAATTACCCAAGTCATATTCCTATATTACATGTAACTACGTACGTAACTAACCAGAGCATttactactacatgtacataacatgCTATTAGGCCCTCGGGCTTAACAAGGAGATTATCTATTGAGCGTGAAATTGGCATCACCACACACCCAGTAACGGTGTTGGGTGGGCACATGCATTATCTATTAGCCCTTTTTGGAGGCctattaattatacaagaGGGTGTGTTACATATTGTTTAGTCATGTGAGTAGAATTAAGttaatgtgtgtgtttagctgGCTAACATATTTTGTTTACCATAATCATAATTTGAGCTTGGATATTGTTCAATCGCAAAATTAATGGGtccattttgtagctctttgatagctcTATTCActggtgtgtttagattgCTGCTTTTGGGTACAAATGCACCATTTTTGGGGGAATTCCAAGACGTACATACATACGTgtacgtatatgtacatgtcattgtaTTTTGATGTAGCCTCCTGGcagcaactacatgtacaatacactgATTAAGATGTTCTTTTGTACAGGCTCACGATCAAATATCTTCAATGTGGAGTGAGCTCGGGTCAGTACGGAAACAGTTAGACAACCCCTcagtagcccctccccccaccctcGTGAAGAAAGAAAGCGACCCGCAGCTGGAGCTCTATTGCACCATCTGCAAGGAGAGAATAAAGTGAGCTATGTACACAGTAACTTTGCAGTACATAGAGTATCATGAACaagtatctacatgtacatgtacatgcatgtatcgtcaagcagtgtacatacatgtatgtacatgtacatgtacatgtatcgaTACTTGAATGTTGAATGATATATGCCCAAAACTTAGTACAGCTCTAAATTTTCTTAGCCAGCAAGCCTCTCTTTTTCACTTCCTCAGTTCTACCATTGATAGCTACTCCTTCATCTCTTTAATATTTGCTGCCTCCCCTTGTAGCTCTAAGCGTACCAGTCCAGATACCTCGACTCCACCCAAAAGTGGGAAGCAGTCTAGCCCTGAGGGCAGTCCTAAGAACAGACGCAGCAGCTGGCTCTCATTCGGACGGAAGCAAAGGTACAACAGGAAGTAGTTTCATTCACATTCCTGCAAGCTTGATACCTAGCTTATATAACCAGCTGCTTTAGTCGAAGAAAAATTCAGAGAAGCCATTGATTGATTACGTTGTTAACACTGGTAGGTGTGGCTACGTGTTGTCACTAAAAGTAGacacattaatttattatgGGGCTCATGTGTCTGGTAGTTGGTACACTGTTtgttgagtgtgtgggtgtatttGTTGGGCAAATATTAATTCTGCTCCACTAGACACATAGCTGGGAGCCTCTGTTGCCGCTTTGGGAAATGAATCTCTTTAATAGCATCACACCAGTTACATGTGATATAGAATCCTAATACttggcagtataattataaggcaaCAATGCTATAGTGTGCACTTGCATGGAATGTTGCAGAACTGAATGCATTATTTCACTCCACTTTTTTCATTCCTATTCCTATTCTCAGGGTCCAAGATATCGAATCTCATTCCAGAAATTGTTCCACCAGTTCCCAATCCACACCACCATCACTAAATAATGATGTCACCTCGTCACCTGCTAAGAAGGGCAAGGCCTCTCCCGCTATCAATAGAATCAATCAGACCAATCGTCACCGCTCAGCATCTCCATGTAAACCACCATctcaaactataattatcagtgaAGATTATCTGGTCATCACCGTCACTAAGAGTCCACTGGGAGTGACCGACCTTTGCCCCTTCAAAGTTATCACCAAGGTACGGTTACTGTATAAGTCAGATTATACAGTATTTGCCTTTTAGAAGCCAATGTTCTACAGTAGTACCAGGAGTGCTTGGACAGATCCCAATCAAAACTAACCATGCCCATGAAGAATATTATGTCCTAACACACACCcatccacacactcacaacccacacactcacactccatccacacactcacactccacCTACACACTCACAGACGAACATGGCCCACCTCCCCCAACCCTACATGGAGGTTCACCGCTCACAGAGTGACTTCCAATGGTTATACGATGCTCTCCAGGAGGCGTGTCCAGAGAGGATAGTCCCGCCCCTGCAACCACCCATCTCCCTCGATGCTACCATGTCAGAGTTCCAGCGCTTCCTCACACGAGTATCTGCTCACAGGTCACTCAGGAAACACCATCTCTTCATCGTGTTCCTCACTGGCACAGCGGAGGTGAGTCAAGCACATGGAGCATGTTTTATAGAATACActtagccaagattaagtgttttaaacTGTAATAACGAGCAGCTGTAGTGTAATCGGtctttgtgtgtatgtgtgtgggtgtgtgtttgtcttTTTACTGAATAACAAAGGTACTGGGGTTTTTCTGCGTGTGCGTGTTCATGTGTGTTTATCGGTTGGTGTGTTTTTATCACAGGAGCTTCGTAGTTTGCGGGCTAAACTACGCCCTCGTCGTCACAGTGATCAGGTCAAGTACAAGCCTGCAGTGGGCCGAGACACCAACACTGGACCATTGGTCACCACCAAGGTACATACACACTAGAGTAGCTTAGACCCAGTACAGTGGTGATTACAGTATGTACACACTGGGCCAGGTGTAAAATAATAGACAGTACGTAAGACTGCCAAATTTAATAACATGTGTTTAGTTTTCTTAAGTGTGTAGTTTGCTTTTACTGTCTCActgaacccccccccccccaccactgCACATACAGGACTACCTATGCACACTGGAGCAGAACATCCTCGGTCTGGTTAGCCACCTTGAACAGGCCTCCCGGAAAGGGACGTCCACCGGCAAAATTGGACACTGGTTTCGAGCCATCAGCGATTCAGAACCTCTCGATTGTGTGACGTACCTCAGGACAGCTGCTAGCGATCTGTCTCGGACTTGTGAAGCCATAGAAAGCCATCACACCGACTCGGATGACGGGCTTCTGGTGCAGAACTTGCAGAGTATAGCAGAGTACATTGTTACCTCCAAGGTGAGGGGAACTGTGCACACAttgtgcacatgtacagtcaatGTGTACGATATACctagtagtac
The Halichondria panicea chromosome 11, odHalPani1.1, whole genome shotgun sequence DNA segment above includes these coding regions:
- the LOC135343878 gene encoding uncharacterized protein LOC135343878 isoform X1, giving the protein MGGTDEARLSELTAENDRLASVVTDLESRLRQSETDKLQVQASYEEALQALADSEAKRETIDKELKLAHDQISSMWSELGSVRKQLDNPSVAPPPTLVKKESDPQLELYCTICKERINSKRTSPDTSTPPKSGKQSSPEGSPKNRRSSWLSFGRKQRVQDIESHSRNCSTSSQSTPPSLNNDVTSSPAKKGKASPAINRINQTNRHRSASPCKPPSQTIIISEDYLVITVTKSPLGVTDLCPFKVITKTNMAHLPQPYMEVHRSQSDFQWLYDALQEACPERIVPPLQPPISLDATMSEFQRFLTRVSAHRSLRKHHLFIVFLTGTAEELRSLRAKLRPRRHSDQVKYKPAVGRDTNTGPLVTTKDYLCTLEQNILGLVSHLEQASRKGTSTGKIGHWFRAISDSEPLDCVTYLRTAASDLSRTCEAIESHHTDSDDGLLVQNLQSIAEYIVTSKGLLTRVEEAVDKFLYWDEEITILEAVTSSPVVEQLPVDTTTEQSNEQDVVFDDSGVSDVTTSSNNSSNSAHSGRGHMPSHDHRMASHDSTSSGEDSVSTSEKWAQASKYCADAKDYLEMMCHGLAEELSHFDLQKEKELKQVLVDYASTQQERHEKCQGKWFAMKLLLDTPVNPEIRAIQFSSPGTGGTSEQSSKT
- the LOC135343878 gene encoding uncharacterized protein LOC135343878 isoform X2; the encoded protein is MGGTDEARLSELTAENDRLASVVTDLESRLRQSETDKLQVQASYEEALQALADSEAKRETIDKELKLAHDQISSMWSELGSVRKQLDNPSVAPPPTLVKKESDPQLELYCTICKERIKVQDIESHSRNCSTSSQSTPPSLNNDVTSSPAKKGKASPAINRINQTNRHRSASPCKPPSQTIIISEDYLVITVTKSPLGVTDLCPFKVITKTNMAHLPQPYMEVHRSQSDFQWLYDALQEACPERIVPPLQPPISLDATMSEFQRFLTRVSAHRSLRKHHLFIVFLTGTAEELRSLRAKLRPRRHSDQVKYKPAVGRDTNTGPLVTTKDYLCTLEQNILGLVSHLEQASRKGTSTGKIGHWFRAISDSEPLDCVTYLRTAASDLSRTCEAIESHHTDSDDGLLVQNLQSIAEYIVTSKGLLTRVEEAVDKFLYWDEEITILEAVTSSPVVEQLPVDTTTEQSNEQDVVFDDSGVSDVTTSSNNSSNSAHSGRGHMPSHDHRMASHDSTSSGEDSVSTSEKWAQASKYCADAKDYLEMMCHGLAEELSHFDLQKEKELKQVLVDYASTQQERHEKCQGKWFAMKLLLDTPVNPEIRAIQFSSPGTGGTSEQSSKT